GGCTACTACAGGACAATGGCGAGCGGCTGGCCGCGGTCATACTGGAGCCGATGATGGGCTCGGGCGGTGCGATCGCCGCCAAGACCGAGTTCCTGCAGATGCTGCGCGAGGAAACGGAAGCGCTCGGCATCGCGCTGATTTTCGACGAGGTGATGACCTCGCGCCTCTCCGCCGGCGGCCTGCAGGCGAAGACCGGCGTTATCCCGGACCTCACCACCTTCGGCAAATATGTGGGTGGCGGGCTCACCTTCGGCGCCTTCGGCGGTAGGGAGCGTTTCATGGAGCGGCTCAACCCGTTCCGCAGCGACGGCCTCACCCATTCCGGCACCTACAACAACAACGTGCTGACCATGGCTGCAGGCGTCGCCGGCCTATCCAAGGTCTATACGCCGGAGGTGGCCGAGGCCTTCACCGCCCGGGGCGAGCGGCTGAAATCCGCTCTGAATCAAGTGGCGCAAAGGCGCGGTCTGCCGATCCAGGTGACCGGTGTGGGCACCATCATGTGCGTGCACTTCACCGATAAGGAGATCCGCTCGCCGCAAGACATACCACCGGTCGACCCCAGGCTGCGGGCGCTCTTCCACTTGGAGATGCTGGAGCGCGGCTTCTATATGGCACGCCGCGGGTTCATCAGCCTGTCTCTGCCGCTGACGGACGCGGACTATGACCGGTTCGCCGAGGCCTTTGACGACGTGATCACGCTCGTGCAGCCCCATCTGCCGGCCTGACCGGCGGCTAACCCCAAGGCTGACCGCCGGAGGCTGTCATGCTGTTCGCGCCGAAGACCGATCTCGAAACCCATGTGGTGTCGAACCAGCCGCCGGAGCTTTCCGACCGCAACCTGTTCACCACGGATCCGGTATTCCGGGCGGCAGCCCTGCGGGAAGGAGGCGACTGGCTGGAGCAGCCCTTGTCGACACTCGGCGAGGAGGTCGGCTCCGAAGAGGTGATGAGCTGGGGGGTGGCTGCGAACCGGCACCCGCCCGAGCTGCGCGCCTTCGATCGTTTCGGGCGGCGCATCGACGAGATGAGCTTCCATCCCGCCTATCACGCGCTCATGCAGCTCGCCATGGCGCACCGGATCCACGACATCGCCTGGACCGCGAACCGCCCGGGCGGGCATGTGGCGCATCTGGCCCTCCTTGCCCTGTTCACCCAGGCCGAGGCCGGCGTCATGTGTCCCGTCAACATGACCTATGCCAGCGTGCCGGCCCTGCGGCGGCAGCCGGATGTGACGGCGGAGTGGACGGAGAAGCTGCTGGGCGGCAGCTACGACCCGCCCCTGCGCCCGATTGCCGAGAAGAGCGGCATCACCATCGGCATGGCCATGACCGAGAAGCAGGGTGGCAGCGACGTACGGGCGAACGAGACGCGCGCCTATCCGATCGAGGCCCGCCGTCGCGCTTTCTCCCTTTACGGCCACAAATGGTTCTGCTCGGCCCCCATGAGCGACGGCTTCCTCACGCTCGCCCAGACCGATGCGGGATTGAGCTGCTTCCTCGTGCCGCGCATCACGCCCGACGGCGAGCGCAATGGCATCCAGCTCATGCGGCTCAAGGACAAGCTCGGCAACCGCTCCAATGCCTCCGCCGAGATCGAATATCACGAGGCCTATGCCGAGCTGCTGGGCGAAGAGGGCCAGGGCATCAAGGTGATCATCGATATGGTGCACCACACGCGCCTGGGCACCATCGGCAGCACCCTTGGTATCATGCGCATGGCACTGGCCCAGGCGATCCACCATGTGGAGCACCGCCGCGCCTTCCAAAAGCGCTTGATCGACCAGCCTGCCATGCGCGCTGTGATCGCCGATCTCGCCCTGGATTACGAGGCGGCGGTGGCGCTGGCGATGCGCGTAGCGCGCAGCTTCGATGCGACCGATGAGGAAGGCCGCGCCTTTTCCCGGCTGTCGGTGGCCCTGGCCAAGTTCTGGCTGACCAAGCGCGCCCCCAACTTCGTCTATGAATGCATGGAGTGCCTGGGCGGGGCCGGCTATATCGAGGAAGGACCTATGCCCCGGCTCTACAGGGAAGCCCCGGTGAATGCCATCTGGGAGGGCTCGGGCAACGTCATCGCCCTCGACATCCTGCGCACCCTCGCGCGCGAGCCCGTCGCCCGCGTGGCCTATCTGGAAGAGGTGGAGCAAGCGCGCGGCGGTAACACCCGGCTGGACGGGGCGATCGACGAACTCGTGAACGGCCTATCGCGGGCAAGCTCGGAAGAGGGGCAAGCCCGGGCAACCGCCGAGCAGATGGCGGTGGTACTCGAGGCATCGCTCCTGATGCGCCATGCGCCTTCAGCCATTGCCGACAGTTTCTGCGCCGCGCGCCTCGGCGCCGACCGCCACCTCTGCTACGGCGCCGGCGGGCAGGCCGTGGCGGTTGATGCGATCATCGCACGTCACGCGGTCTGATCCAGTGCCGCACCCAATCCGGCCCTTCGGAATTGACCTTTGCGTCACCGGCCGTTAACATTCGCCATCGCCTCTAGGTTGTTCTAGAGATCAGCCGGTATTTCCCCGCCGGTCTATCTGGCCCCTGAGGGGCAAAATCAACAGTCGATCGCCCGTTTTTGGAACCAATTGGCGATCAGGCGTTTTTAGCAGCGGCTGGGCTCTTCTGTCCTGACGCTTTGATTTATTTGACAGAATCGGGAGACACGTCACCGATGTGCGGTATTTGCGGCGAGATAACCTTCGACAACAGGCCAATACCGCTTTCGTCCATCGATAGAATGACTGCCGCGCTGGAGCAGCGTGGTCCTGATTCGCAAGGCGTTATCGCGCGTGGGCGGTGGGGACTGGGCCACCGCCGCCTGCAGATCATTGATCTGTCGCCCCGCTCCGAGCAGCCGATGACCGACCCTGACCTGGGGCTGAGCATCGTGTTCAACGGCTGCATCTACAACTATCGGGAGCTGCGGGCGGAACTGGAGGGCAAGGGCTACAGGTTCTTCTCCCAGGGCGACACCGAAGTG
This genomic stretch from Rhodoligotrophos defluvii harbors:
- a CDS encoding acyl-CoA dehydrogenase family protein, whose protein sequence is MLFAPKTDLETHVVSNQPPELSDRNLFTTDPVFRAAALREGGDWLEQPLSTLGEEVGSEEVMSWGVAANRHPPELRAFDRFGRRIDEMSFHPAYHALMQLAMAHRIHDIAWTANRPGGHVAHLALLALFTQAEAGVMCPVNMTYASVPALRRQPDVTAEWTEKLLGGSYDPPLRPIAEKSGITIGMAMTEKQGGSDVRANETRAYPIEARRRAFSLYGHKWFCSAPMSDGFLTLAQTDAGLSCFLVPRITPDGERNGIQLMRLKDKLGNRSNASAEIEYHEAYAELLGEEGQGIKVIIDMVHHTRLGTIGSTLGIMRMALAQAIHHVEHRRAFQKRLIDQPAMRAVIADLALDYEAAVALAMRVARSFDATDEEGRAFSRLSVALAKFWLTKRAPNFVYECMECLGGAGYIEEGPMPRLYREAPVNAIWEGSGNVIALDILRTLAREPVARVAYLEEVEQARGGNTRLDGAIDELVNGLSRASSEEGQARATAEQMAVVLEASLLMRHAPSAIADSFCAARLGADRHLCYGAGGQAVAVDAIIARHAV
- a CDS encoding aspartate aminotransferase family protein, giving the protein MLTSSLRNLGLDQALDQAERRYRGRNPKSAARHEAASRTMPGGNTRTVLHYTPFPVAIVKGEGATLTDLDGHTYTDFLSEYTAGLYGHSNEIIASAVRAALANGVVLGGPNQYEAELARLLCERFPSCEKVRFCNSGTEANVNAIGLARAVTGRTDVMIFANAYHGGVLTFSGGGSPMNVPFPFITATYNDIEGTRRLLQDNGERLAAVILEPMMGSGGAIAAKTEFLQMLREETEALGIALIFDEVMTSRLSAGGLQAKTGVIPDLTTFGKYVGGGLTFGAFGGRERFMERLNPFRSDGLTHSGTYNNNVLTMAAGVAGLSKVYTPEVAEAFTARGERLKSALNQVAQRRGLPIQVTGVGTIMCVHFTDKEIRSPQDIPPVDPRLRALFHLEMLERGFYMARRGFISLSLPLTDADYDRFAEAFDDVITLVQPHLPA